A section of the Engystomops pustulosus chromosome 3, aEngPut4.maternal, whole genome shotgun sequence genome encodes:
- the LOC140120459 gene encoding protein kinase C delta type-like yields the protein MEKETLSAGPEQSATMEKDDIIVISDSSDDERTSSKSHGRKRRRTSSSAESTKPLNDPKYVPHVEKGRILHILDSSADEKKTSIKSNGRKRRRIISSSVKSTSPQPMEKPMKKMQAKKRHLDSAVEGKIPAKIQKKEDKEEDQGGSGGSSGVSAPGSRRTKISKSIRQRLQFHHVLGQGSYGKVVLAENTLSHRLFAVKIISKRVLLDECDEAEVMVERRVLQLASGSPFLVHADFAFQTKNLLLLGMEYIVCGDFDQFLQSKGRLTISSARFYAAELVCGIQYLHSKGVIHRDLKPENILVAETGHIKISDFGLALVNMHGDRTATEYAGTAGYMAPEVVAEEEYSAGADWYSLGVIINEMVTSSFRYHPSLFDESNSGARDIILQLLLKDPAKRLGVNGNIRKHPFFQCIQWVSVEALRMPPPHIPVPPKPCRQLTPFFLDTMEAAEAWKPRLSREDQALFKGFSFVNSKTFR from the exons ATGGAGAAGGAGACATTGTCTGCTGGACCAGAGCAGAGCGCTACAATGGAGAAAGACGACATTATTGTCATTTCGGACTCATCGGATGATGAGAGGACTTCTAGCAAGAGCCacgggaggaagaggagaagaacaTCCAGCTCAGCAGAGTCCACCAAACCACTGAATGATCCGAAGTATGTGCCACATGTGGAGAAAGGAAGGATTCTTCATATCCTAGACTCATCGGCTGATGAGAAGAAGACTTCAATCAAGAGCaatgggaggaagaggagaagaattaTATCGAGCTCAGTGAAGTCCACCTCTCCACAACCCATGGAAAAACCTATGAAGAAGATGCAAGCCAAGAAGAGACACTTGGATTCTGCAGTGGAAGGAAAAATACCAGCCAAgatccagaagaaagaagacaaagAAGAAGACCAGGGAGGCTCAG GAGGGTCCAGCGGTGTCTCGGCTCCCGGCTCTAGACGCACTAAAATCTCTAAATCCATCAGGCAGAGATTACAATTCCATCATGTGCTCGGCCAGGGAAGTTACGGGAAAGTCGTGCTGGCAGAAAACACCTTGAGCCACCGACTATTTGCTGTTAAGATCATAAGCAAAAGAGTCCTGCTGGATGAATGCGATGAGGCTGAAGTGATGGTGGAGCGCCGAGTCTTACAGCTGGCATCTGGAAGCCCCTTCCTTGTCCACGCAGACTTTGCATTTCAGACCAAG AACCTTTTACTACTTGGGATGGAATACATAGTCTGCGGGGACTTTGACCAATTCTTGCAGTCGAAGGGGCGTCTTACCATCTCCAGTGCAAG ATTCTATGCCGCGGAGCTCGTGTGTGGCATCCAATATCTCCACTCAAAGGGCGTCATCCACCGAGACCTCAAGCCCGAGAACATCTTGGTGGCTGAAACGGGCCATATAAAGATCTCAGATTTCGGTCTTGCACTTGTCAACATGCACGGAGACCGCACAGCCACCGAATACGCTGGGACTGCGGGATATATGGCTCCTGAG GTAGTGGCTGAGGAGGAGTATAGCGCCGGAGCTGACTGGTATTCATTGGGAGTCATCATCAATGAAATGGTTACCAGTTCATTTAGATACCATCCATCTCTCTTTGATGAGAGCAACTCCGGCGCCCGGGACATCATTTTACAG CTCCTCCTGAAAGATCCAGCCAAACGCCTTGGAGTCAATGGTAACATCAGAAAACACCCGTTTTTCCAGTGTATTCAATGGGTCTCGGTGGAAGCCCTTAGGATGCCTCCTCCACACATCCCTGTA CCACCTAAGCCTTGTCGCCAGCTAACACCATTCTTCCTTGACACCATGGAAGCAGCAGAGGCCTGGAAGCCCCGTTTGTCCCGTGAGGACCAGGCCCTATTTAAAGGTTTTTCGTTTGTCAACTCGAAAACCTTTAGGTGA